In a genomic window of Salvelinus namaycush isolate Seneca unplaced genomic scaffold, SaNama_1.0 Scaffold799, whole genome shotgun sequence:
- the LOC120042899 gene encoding DISP complex protein LRCH3-like: MFTGLYPPPLHLWCQRRGETGVLLRELYMHEWCFRLDSNYMNSLSPSLCLLSARTRLATQQGEDRSSSLSPTALQSPSYPGPVAPPSCQGPAQRPDSFLFRLSQKEEQRRGDGAAPRPEPEEVTPTQPQGPMGEEAALVEQLRKNIESRLKVSLPSDLGAALTDGVVLCHLANHVRPRSVPSIHVPSPAVPKLTMAKCRRNVENFLEACRRIGVPQTQLCLPLHILEERGLPLVAGTDCLRLAASKD; this comes from the exons ATGTTTACAGGCCTTTACCCTCCCCCATTACATCTCTGGTGTCAAAGGAGGGGTGAGACCGGAGTATTGTTGAGGGAACTGTATATGCATGAATGGTGTTTTCGTCTTGACTCAAATTACatgaattctctctctccctctctttgtttgCTCTCCGCTCGGACTCGACTGGCCACTCAGCAGGGCGAGGATcgctcctcctccctgtctcccacAG CCCTCCAATCACCTTCTTACCCCGGCCCTGTTGCCCCGCCCTCCTGCCAGGGGCCCGCCCAGCGGCCAGACAGCTTCTTGTTTCGCCTCAGCCAGAaggaagagcagaggagag GTGATGGTGCCGCCCCCAGGCCGGAGCCTGAAGAGGTGACCCCTACCCAGCCTCAAGGCCCCATGGGAGAGGAGGCTGCTCTGGTGGAGCAACTGCGGAAG AACATAGAGTCGCGTCTGAAAGTGTCCTTGCCCAGCGACCTGGGAGCAGCACTGACCGACGGGGTCGTCCTCTGCCATCTGGCAAATCATGTGCGGCCACGATCCGTACCCAGCATCCATGTGCCCTCCCCTGCTgtg CCCAAACTGACGATGGCCAAGTGTCGGCGGAACGTGGAGAACTTTCTGGAGGCGTGTCGCAGGATCGGGGTTCCACAG ACCCAGCTGTGCCTGCCCCTCCACATCCTGGAGGAGAGAGGGCTCCCCCTGGTGGCCGGGACTG ACTGCTTACGACTTGCAGCCTCTAAAGACTGA